The Schistocerca gregaria isolate iqSchGreg1 chromosome X, iqSchGreg1.2, whole genome shotgun sequence nucleotide sequence GACAACTGTCGTTAGAGCCAtatgaacagaaaagtaaatgtaaagaacagaaaagtaaatgaaaacaataGTAAACCAGAGAAATAAGCTACACAATGTATGAAAAACAAATgagacacaattaaaatttaattataacatttATATGTTGAAGAGCGAAGAAACTCTTGTACCGATGCTTAGAATAACAATTTCAGATCTATGAGCAGAAACAAACACTGAATTTTCTTATGTATTAATTCATCTCGTTAATCGAGTTTCACGTACGGAGTAATTACCAGGGAAAAACTGACAAGGGgtatagctggtgaaatactttgaAAAAGGCAGCctaaaaatgagttaaaaaaagaGTGTAAAAGTTATTATTCTAATGTAGCAATAAAAtactaaaaaattttaaaacaaaagaatACATAAAGTGAAAAATGTAGGAAGgaaggtgcacagataacataAATTACTTTAAAACTGTTAAAACTGGCTACAAGTAAGCTGAAAATTATAACTAAATAATTACTTTATGAATTTTCTCTCTGCATGTACATGTGATTTTTCATATTTATCCACGTGTTTTCCTAAAACATATAAGAATATGTTTGATGGTAACGGcctcgcttcagcctggaaccgcgcaaccgttacggtcgcaggttcgaatcctgtctcgtgcatggctgtgtgtgatgtccttaggttagttaggtttaagtaggtctaagttctgggggactgatgacctcagatgttaagtcccatagtgctcagagccaattgaaccatgaaAATGAAGAACGGCACTAAAGAATCAGTGATAAGAGAGTTTTGTAAGCGATCTCGTTGTAGTTGAATAATATATCATTGTTTTTCGTTTTAAGTCAAATAATCAGTCTTTGTATTAAGCACAAATCACctgtaggtcttcctgcatttggTGGACCTTTCTGGTCTACTACCAGGCAATTTTCTACGTAAAAGGCTTTAGCATTGCTGTTATTTTATATACAAATTCGTTGTTTTAgtataattttttgtgtgaaatcaCGCACACAAATCTCAGAGTAGTGCATTAATGTTGGTGCAGTGGACTGCTTGTCCACCACTGGTGCTTCAATCGATTTCTAGAACATTTCCGTCAGTCTTAATACAAAGTTTTAAGTGGTAAAGCAGTCGCACATTAATAAACTACGTATGTCCTTCAGTAAGTCAAGCAGTTTCGTTACTTTTGGGTTCAGGTCGCGCTTATATTGAGAACGGACATGTGTCATGGATATTATTCAATATTTTTGCTAATTTCTTCTTTTAGGCACCATATTAAGGTAATAAACTTGCTCATTTCTCAGACATATATATTGCCAGAAACAAAATGGAACACCCTCAAGCACAAGGTGATTTTATCGACAAGTGAGGTGAAAGGTAGTTCATCGTTGTAGGAGTATATATTAAGGAATTCAGATCGAATGAAACTCACAGATAACGGAAAAGGATGCCCAGACTGTAGCATCAATATGCAGTGTACTCTGTTTGGCGGCAACACGCCCGTGTTATTTCGCATTCAGACCATCATAAAGTttgtgaataaataaaatgtcttgtgactagggcctcccgtcgggtagaccgttcgacgggtgcaagcctttcgatttgacaccacttcggtgacttgcgcgtcgataggaatgaaatgatgacgattaggacacacaacacccagtccctgagcggagaaaatctccgacccagccgggaatcgagcccgagcccttaggactgacattctgtcgcgctgaccactctgctagcGGGGGCGGACAGATTGTGAATGGCACCCTGCGATGGATCGTCCCATGTATCTTCCGTCTTTTGTGTCAACTGAGGTCGAGTAATTTCCCAATTCAATGCGTCCCTTAAACGTCCAGTTgtcgagagatctggtgatcttgctggccaaggcagttgTGGACGACGAAGAGAATGTTGCGTCGTTGTAGCCATATGTGGATGTGCACTGGACTGCTGAAAAGGCATGCCATCTTCCTGTCGAAAAAATGTAGAACGGGGATAGCAGCCTGTTCAATGTAGCGGACACTGCTCTGTCTACTCTACCCTGCACAAACACCAGATATGACCGTAAGTTGTAACTGAATGGCCTCCAACACCATGAAGTCTGGGATAGGAGATGAAAGCACTCTGGAGTAGGCATCTCACCCGTTCTACGTTACACGCGTATAGGTCCATCACTCGCATGCAGGCAGaaactactctcatcactgaagaacaCAGAGCGCCATTTCACTCTCCACTTGACTGTTTCACGACACCAGAGCAGCCACGCTTGGCGGTGTCATGGTGTCAGTAGTAGCCTGCCCAGAGCACACGTCATCTTAACCCTGCTGCCAGCAGGAGCTTCCCAATCATCCCTGATTCGCTGACATTTCGTAGGTAGATGATGTTCGGTTGGCCAACGTCGATATTAACGTGTGTCTGTACTATGTGGACGTCCATAACATGATCTACAGGTATGAGAATGTTCCACAGACGTCTGTTGAAAGCAGCGACGCACCGCCGATACATTGTTCTCAACACGTGTAGCAATCTGTTGGTATGTCCATCCACCTTTCCGCTGGTACGCAGTGCGACACCGTTCAATTGACTGAAGCTCTCCAATAGGTGTACATACTCGTTGGTGGGCCACGATTGAACCCTAAGATGAATGTTGCTAACACTGTTTATatttaaactcagcacagttactgcctgcagagtcagaACAGAGGGCACACGGACAGTCCTctgagcgccatctgatcgccgatgactgTGAAAAATAAATCACTAACACTGCAACCTCTGCGTATGCGCATATTATACTGTGGTGTCACTGAACACAGTTCTGGAGGTTGTTACATTTTTTCCCGGCTGTGTGTTTCTGCAAACAGAAAATGAAAGACCAATAGCACTGGTATAGTAGTCAAAGTATCAGAAGATTTAAATGAAGGTGCCGATGATTCCAGAATATAGAAGCTTTGTAATGAACTTAAAATtagaaacttttactgtaaatgttGGGCTTGTTATTAATTTAGGAAAACCCGAGGAAGGGAGGAGTAGTTTTATTTCAGGATAGACTATTAGAACACTTTATGTCCTCGCAGCTCAGTAATATCACGAAATGCCTTAACGTTTGAAATCTTAAAATACGTAGTAGAGGAAAAGTTGGTGTGCCTATAATTTTGAATTCCTGAATGGACAGTCGCTTCTGGTCTCGCTAATCTGATGCGGAAACAATTAGTTTGGAAAGGAGCTGGAAGAGATGGTACCTGGACGCAGCTGACTAGCTGACACAGCAGCAGGCCGAAGGGCCAGTGCTGCAAGATGAGCACCGGCAGCGCGACGAAGGGAATGCACACGAGCGTAAGCAGCAAGTCGCCCAGCGCGAGGTTCAGCAGCAGCAGGTTGGTCACTGTGCGCATTGCTCTGTTCCCCGTGATGGTGTACACGACGAGCCCGTTGCCCACCACCGACCCCAGCATTATGACGCCGTACAACACGACAACGAGCGCCACAAACGGTGTCGACGACAGTGCTGCGGACCCTGGCATTTCGCACATGTTCGTCGTGGAATTGGTCAAGCTGTCATCGTCCGCCGTGACGGTCTCCGTGTCGTAATATTCCACGTCTGAGCTCGCCATCTTGTAAGAGTTGTCCATGGGTACTGTTACAGGTGTATATAAACGTGTATAAATATATATTGCTACTTACAGAAGAAATAGAATTACTGAAGTCGAAACTCACTCTTTTCCTTTCTCGAAAAGTATTGTGCAACGGTGTCCGTTCACGATTCAGATCGGTGACCGTTCACAGTGAAGATTCTCGCAGGACTTCAGTTCTGACGACAGCATGCATCTCGTACGACTGACATTGTTCGTGTACACCTGACTCTTCAGGATTCCAACAGACGGGACAGATGTTGTCAGTAGTATTCCTCTCTTCCGTCTGATTAAACCTCGATTCAGCGGAGTCCTCTGTTTCGTTTCGTTGACCTCTTAGCCTACTTATCCAAACGACGAAGTACGCACATAAGCACATTTGTGTGGGAGATGGTTCTTAAATCTTCTTAATTTTTCCTACACACCTCGTGATAACAGATCTGGATGattctgaaaaagaaagaaaagaaaccatTACTATCATTATTGAACCTGCATAAAGCATTATTCCTGCAAGAAAAATAAGACTAGTCATAACCAGATTATTGATACGATGTGAAAAGTATGTTAGCCATAAGCAAATTATTGTTAACTAAAAACATATAGAGAACCGTCTGACGGCAGCGTTTaatgaggaattgtgtaatctgtttctGTGTAGCTGTTAGTCGGTTTACGTATTATGTATTTCAAACGGATGTGATAGATcattttaggtttttttattggactAGAATTCTACTTAAAACTGTGCAATATGATTAGTTTTTGAGATTTTCGTTGTTTAGTGCCTGGAGTGCTATCTATCCTTCTCTCGTTCACAACTATTTCTCACACACAAGTTGTGTTGTACAGTCAGTGCAGAATAGTCAGTGCAGATCTGATAcgcctagcatcttggctgtacctttacataacacaaaatctttctccgtgtcattctccatctcagccatacgactatggaacgcgctcctctgtgatctgcgtcttatcccgAACCACTTAacgttcaagagggaactcaaaacttacatattagggacggtatagtcaccattgttgtgcccctctcacctctttctttctcctctccatcatagcttcgagttctaccattctatttctcttcctctaaccttctacctcttctatatctctttcaccccattctatcgtcttatgtctctgctcgatgagaataactcacaagctgcaagaacataacgagaaaattcccaactagcaataggactgacattcataaaagaaaaatatgtttactttaatatacatagtcattattattattattattattattattattcttgattgttataattattttttgattgttataattatcattgtaccactgttataatctctatttttttctttaacattaatactgtacaaCACGTTATATGtcattaatgttctgtagaaatctgagtatgcctggttaggtgtaagagagggcctgaaggccctaatcttgccatgtaaaataaatgcataaataaataaaaataaataaataaatagtctgaCGTCGTCATTGCTATTAATGGAAAAAGAAAATCGAGAAGCGGCTCAGTTATTATGGAATTTGTAATGATTCTATACCGGGAATGGCTCAGTAAGAGTGCTGTGTTGGTAGCCATTCTGTGTGAAGGTTCAAGATTCTCCATTGTGGGCTTCAGGTTTTCCTTGGAAATGCAatagcctggagagtgctgattgTTAAAGAGAAATGCAAAAATGTGGCTAAATCGAATCAGAGTGATAAGATTTTGTCATTCCATGGACTATCATATTCAGCATGACATTATTAGTAATACACGAGAAATATTTGATTCCAGAAGGAGAGATCCAGGTCATTACACAGGATACCGTAATGAAATATTTGAGAGGTATTAAAAACGATGAGTCTCTGATGATGAAAGAATTAACGGAGCTCTAAAATTTTTCGTAACAAAAGTTTGTGCTTATGAAATCACAGGTATAACCTGGCTAACCATAGTGAAACAGATCCCTGGAAGAGGTCCTTTGGGTATAAATGGAAAAGTGAGAGCTTTTGTTATCTATTTCACAATTTTCACAACAGGCGtcatgcagatttttttttctgggGTTTACTAATGGAAAAAGCCCGTTCCAGATTTGTGTCGCAGAGTCCGAACACTTTTGATAGAGAAGCATTCGGTACAGAAAATTACGATAACGAGTTCGATGGGAGGTACGGATAATGGGAAAATGTAGCCAATACGGTTGCTGTCGAAAAATAATTCAGGACGCAACAGTTGCAGCAGGACGTCTACGGTGTGCAGTGATTTCACCTGCAAGCATCAATAATGTAGCCTGCCATGTTCAGAAAGTACGTCACAAAGCCAGACAGATTCATATAACTTGGTTGAGTCATACTCATTTATTTGAATAATTTCGCCAATATAATTAAAAGTTATTTCGCATAACACATgcgaaatgaaacttttttttccctCACTGGACCACAGCCCAGACTATCAAACAACGTCTCCACAAACTAGTTCTGGTACGTGCACATTCAAAATGATATCTGGAGCATGTAATCACAGTTTTGCATTTTATTGCCGTTGCTGCAATAAAgtgcatatttttaaataattaggCGAAATAAAGTTGTGAGCAACAATGAATCAACGACTGATTCATTGTTACAGCGCGTAAGGACAGGCTTCTAAAATTCTTGTGACTATTCTGATTAAGGATTTACTTGACTTCCGCAAACCATTTCTTCCTAAAACTTGAAAGTTTCTTTCAAGAAGGTTATGACAGAATTCCTGTCCCATCTCAGCCCGATTCAGAcaattctccgtctctaatgacctcaatgtggaTGAAACGTTAATAATTAATATTCAATCCATTCTTAATCAGCATCATTGTTAAAAGTGACATTAACATCCTACGATTTCGTGTCAGGAAGACGTAAGACGTGTTGTGTTTGCATACTTAACTCCAAACTGGAAAATATGACAACACGAACAACGCTTAAGGGAATAAAAATAAAGTTTGTAGCATAATGGATGGGCTTTTTAATGTTGCACTGAAAGAAAAAATTTTCTCATATTTGTAACATAAAAATTATCAAAAAGTACCAGTTTTCTTTTCTGGTCCCCTCTGTGCACTTTGAGTATCCCGAAATATGTCTACATCTGAGAGCGACCAGCATGCTCGCGAAATCAGTTTTTGACGTCGTTTCGTCTGGTAAGGCTCTGTTGATGCACTTTGTCTATAACGCGTGGTGGTCAGGTCACTGGCCCACCTGGCCGAAGAGGAAAATATCATATAAGGCAAGCCTGGCttcccagaattttttttttctgaatattcATCTTACTGCTTTGACATTAGGAACGTGTTGCTAGCGGAACTCTGTCAGTGCAATATTTCGACAAATTTTGCGGTACCGCTCATCATTTAACAGTGAATAAAAACTCGTACAACATCGTGGATGCGTCAACACCAAGTATTTATGCAGCAGTCGTGATGACTACCTTGCTGATATAATCAGCGAAAACTTTCTTCTGGCATATAGTAAGTATTGCGGTTCATCTCACCATTAGATCTGAATGTGGCTCTGTAAATCCACAGTTGACAGTAGTAAAGCCCAATTTTTGAATCAGAAACCAGGTACAGAAGACGATTCTTGTGTGGTAACCATTATAGCTTAATTTCCGACAAATATTCGTGTGATTTGGCCGCAAACAACTATGACGTAGAATTCTGCAGACTGTACTTCTACTCAAGCTAGAATTCCATGCAATTCTTCGTGTAGAAATATGTGGTTCAAGATTTATTGCGGTGAGacatatttctcattttttactgTTGAGGGACGGTTTCACATGGCCATTGTTGCGAATCAGCGGTTGCAGTCACTGGAAAACATGTTGTGATCGGCGTGGATGGTCCTGATATCTCTCCGCATAAACCCGCTCTGCTTTTAAATAATTATGATGACATTCTTATAGTATCATAGGCATATAAAATGCCTGTTCGTTAGAAAATACCGTTACTAAACGAATGACAAACACACTGAAGGTCATTGCACAAGTTTTTGGTAATGCACCGCCAAAAGACCTATTGTCTAGGATTGTGTGgcgtgaccactttttttttttgacgatgTCACTGAGAcaccgaaaataaaaaaaaaatttctagagCCTAGACTGTAAATTTTAAGTCTTGAGAACTCTTCTGAATGGCACTAATTTTTTCCCGTATTTCCACTTCAACTTCTGAATCTGAGTTCAATTTCTCCATTTTTCAGTAGCTTGCAAACCGTGTGAGGTTTACTGTTCTACTGACCCTTACTCGTTCGGCTTGCTAAATCACGTTTTACCTTACAATCCGGTCAGATGAATCGTTTGCGAGATAAGTGCCAATACGAATGGAATGAAGCCCCCTGCATTcgaacacacgcacggtgcatctaGTGCCagagagcgtgctgtccgtgtatagaatggggaaggcgcgtggTCTATcttagtttgaccgagggcagattgtgatggcctggaagctcggcactagcatttcggaaactgaacgACATGTCGGGTGTTCGAGGGGTGCGAGTGTCTTCAActagtggcgaaaccaaggtgaaaacacGTTCAGACGTCATtgtgttgggcggccacccctcactacagatgtcggactggtaaaacaggacacgtggcatactgtggtggaactaacatcagacttcaatgctgagtATAAGTTTGTCGTAACACACAGCCCatcttaacgatgggcctccgtagcCTACAACCCATGCATGGGCCAATGttgaccacgacatcggcaactgtgaCTGAAATGTGCACTTTgaaatcggcactggacgttggcgcagtggcagagcgttggatTGTCtgctgaatcctgataccttcttcatcatgccgatggtaaggcgcgaatccgtcgtcttccagggagacGTCTTCTTTAAACTTGTAATGTGCGACGGagtcaagctggcggcggctccattatgctctggggaacattcacgtgttaATCCATGGGTCCagaggagctcgtgcaaggtaccacgACGGCCAAGGGGCatcgtacgctggttgcagaccacgtagggCCGCtcatgacgataatgtttccccACGACTGTGTAATTTTTCAACtagataatgcgccacgtcacaaggccaggagtgtgttaGAGTGTTTCTAGGAACACAGTtgtaattgatgtgctggcccctaaTTCGCCAGATCTGATCTCGATAgaccacatctgggatgtgactgaacatggcgtcagagctcatcgccccattcccggaatttacgggaattaagtaGCTTGTGTGGACTGATGTGATGCCACGATGCATCGCCGCTGTTACCTGTGCCGAAGGTGAACATgcaagctattaggtaggtggtcacaaaGTTCTCGCTGAGCAATGTATACCTGAAACTGAGGGAAAAGTAGGCCGAAAAATAAAGAAGACAGCATGTATAAACCATATCAAGTTTGATACGATGGCTTGTTTAAACCAGGGCTTCATCCGTTTGTATTTCATTAGAAAAATTGTGTTAAAGGGCAAAAATAATTTGTTGGCATCGCTTGTTTGCTAATTCTGACAAAAGCAGTAGAACTGAATTTAAACGGGTAAACAAGAAACAGAGTCTGAGTATGAGGTATATCTAGTACTGGCGAACTTCATAATGACCTCAACACTGTTACGTTATTCTAGATTATTGATTGTGAACATTCTAAAGAATGACTGGTATATCTTAAATAATGGCAGGTGTAATTCTCAAATAGATGTTCTAGGGTGCATATCTACGCGTATCACAGACTCATAGATTGTGGCATTTGTAGGAATGTGGTAAagccggccttgtgaccgagcggttctaggcgcttcagtccggaaccgcgggactgctacggtcgcacgttctaatcctgccgggggcatggatgtgtgtgatgtccttaggttagttaggtttaagtagttctaagttctaggggctgatgacctaagatattaagtcccatagtgctcagagacatttttttagtACACTCTGTCCTTAGTGCTGGGACTTTACCGAAACGATCCTTTGTAAATGATTTAGCCAGCAACCTCGAAGATTTTAGATGCCTCTTGTACTGAAATCTCCAGAATGTTCAGAGCGCTGCCTCCTCTGAGAATTTCGTTGTTGGTGGGTCACTAAGTAGTAATGTTAATTAATCAAATGTAGAAGGGGAGGAGGTGGAATCAGTAAGAATCAGAATTTATGAAAAAAAACACGCTTCCTATTTGTATAAAGGATGTAACGTTGTTTATTTTGATTAATGCTAAAGAATATCCTGTCAAGACAGATCATGTTTAATAGCAAATTTTTTTCTTGCGGAGACCGAGTCAGCTTACGAAAGGACTGACATACCACCTACGtttgaaagaaaaataacatttGACAGGTCTGACTCAGTTGTTGCAGGTGGGATGCGAACTAGAGTTTTTGACCCTAAAGAATTAGGCACACCCAAACGTTATGTTCGTCTTATACGAGGTCCGGTGACCAGTATTTAACTGATGGTAAGCCTGAATGAAGTTTCACGCGTGCAGCGCTGTCTACCGACAGCATCGTTGATTTGATTCAGTAGTCGTTTGGCAGTGGGTGAGTGCAGATCGCAATGGTGGATCCCGCCATTTGTTAAGTGCGCGGTGTGCTGGAAAAAGGGTCTTCTGCCACCGAAATCCATCGTGAGTTATGCGTAGTGTCTGGACGTGAAATAATGAGTGACAAATATTTTCGAAAAGTTCGAAAATGGTGTCGAGAATTTCAAAATGACCGCGAAAATGTTTGCGATGGACAGGGCAGTGGCAGGTCCAGTATTCGGAGCGACGACATCGTTGATCAAGTGAACCAAAAACTTTGAAGTGATGGTTAGTGGTCTGGCTGACAAATACCAAAATGTTGCTCGAACCTCAGTTTACAGGAATGCACCGAACATCTTGGATATCACTAACTCTGTGCGAAGTGGGATCCAAAAACGCTCACCGATCAGCACAATGAGCAAAGAATGCGTAGTACACGACAGTTTTTGGGGGGCTTTAGAAAAGATGGAGATGATTTTCTTCCCACGTTGCTACAGGCAACGAGATGTGTATGTCGTACACCAACATAGAATCGAAAGAAcagtcaatgcagagctgtcattCAAGTTCATCCACACCAAAAAACTTTAAGCAGTCTCCGATCTCGAATCAAAAAATAATGGCTACAGTTTTTTTTACGAAAAGGGTGTCCTTTTTATTGATTTCAACGACGTGGGTCAACAAGTACAGGTGACGTATGACGTATGCTGTGAAATGATAACCAAACTGAGACGTGCAACCCAAGATGAACACCACGGGAACCCGTTGTCTGGCATAATCCTCCTTCACGAGAACGTTGGCCATCACACTGCTGCCAAAACCCAGGAGAAGACTCACGATTTCCGTTGACAACTTTCTGAGCACCATCCGTACAGTCCCGGCCTTACACCAAGTGGCTGTTTCCTCTTCGTGCATTTGAAAATGTGGCTGGGTGCACAGCGATTTCAAAAAGATGATGAACCCGAGACTGGCGGTACCAACTGGTTTAGTTTCTAGACTGCAAACTTCTATGCAGAGTTGTTAAAGAAACTGGTGCAGCATTACAGAAAGTGTATAGATATGAACGGCGATTAAGTGGAAAAGTGAAATAGatgtataataaaatatttattg carries:
- the LOC126298128 gene encoding RYamide receptor-like, with protein sequence MDNSYKMASSDVEYYDTETVTADDDSLTNSTTNMCEMPGSAALSSTPFVALVVVLYGVIMLGSVVGNGLVVYTITGNRAMRTVTNLLLLNLALGDLLLTLVCIPFVALPVLILQHWPFGLLLCQLVSCVQGIGVLVSAYTLIAVSLDRYRALRWPLRARLEVRADRVASDL